A single region of the Streptomyces sp. AM 4-1-1 genome encodes:
- a CDS encoding metal-dependent transcriptional regulator produces the protein MSGLIDTTEMYLRTILELEEEGVVPMRARIAERLDQSGPTVSQTVARMERDGLVGVAGDRHLELTEEGRRLATRVMRKHRLAECLLVDVIGLEWEQVHAEACRWEHVMSEAVEKRVLELLRHPTESPYGNPIPGLEELGEKTEADPFLNEGMVSLADLDPGIEGKTVVVRRIGEPIQTDAQLMYTLRRAGVQPGSVVSVTESAGGVLIGSSGEAAELNSEVAAHVFVAKQ, from the coding sequence ATGTCCGGACTGATCGACACAACGGAGATGTATCTCCGCACCATCCTCGAACTCGAAGAGGAAGGCGTGGTCCCCATGCGCGCCCGGATCGCTGAACGGCTGGACCAGAGCGGTCCGACGGTCAGCCAGACGGTGGCGCGCATGGAGCGTGACGGCCTGGTCGGCGTCGCGGGAGACCGCCATCTCGAACTGACGGAGGAAGGCCGCCGACTGGCGACCCGCGTGATGCGCAAGCACCGGCTCGCCGAGTGCCTGCTCGTCGACGTCATCGGACTGGAGTGGGAACAGGTCCACGCGGAGGCGTGCCGCTGGGAGCACGTGATGAGCGAGGCCGTGGAGAAGCGGGTGCTGGAGCTGCTGCGGCACCCGACGGAGTCTCCGTACGGGAATCCCATCCCGGGCCTGGAGGAGCTGGGTGAGAAGACCGAGGCCGATCCGTTCCTGAACGAGGGCATGGTGAGCCTGGCCGATCTCGACCCGGGCATCGAGGGCAAGACCGTCGTGGTGCGCCGGATCGGCGAGCCCATCCAGACGGACGCCCAGCTGATGTACACGCTGCGACGGGCGGGCGTGCAGCCCGGCTCCGTGGTCAGCGTGACGGAATCCGCGGGCGGAGTCCTGATCGGCAGCAGCGGTGAGGCGGCGGAGCTGAACTCCGAGGTCGCCGCGCACGTCTTCGTCGCCAAGCAGTGA
- a CDS encoding ABC transporter ATP-binding protein: MSDRTEAYGADRAGGERGADAAGGARVAPPAVRVEGLWKRFGEQTAVAGIDLELPAGRFVGLVGPNGAGKTTTLSMVTGLLRPDMGRIEVAGHDVWRDPVEVKSRIGVLPEGLRLFERLSGRELLAYNGRLRGLPGEEVDKRATQLLDVLDLAGSQHKLVVDYSTGMRKKIGLAAALLHNPEVLFLDEPFEGVDPVSAQTIRGVLERYTRSGATVIFSSHVMELVESLCDWVAVMAAGRIRAQGTLAQVRGEAPSLQQAFLELVGAGGRDTGDSLDWLGGDR; this comes from the coding sequence ATGTCGGACCGGACAGAGGCATACGGAGCGGACAGGGCGGGCGGCGAACGCGGCGCCGACGCGGCGGGCGGGGCGCGGGTGGCGCCGCCCGCCGTCCGCGTGGAGGGGCTGTGGAAGCGGTTCGGTGAGCAGACCGCCGTCGCGGGCATCGACCTGGAACTGCCCGCGGGCAGGTTCGTCGGGCTGGTGGGGCCGAACGGCGCCGGGAAGACCACCACCCTGTCGATGGTGACCGGGCTGCTGCGGCCGGACATGGGGAGGATCGAGGTCGCCGGGCACGACGTGTGGCGGGACCCGGTCGAGGTGAAGTCGCGGATCGGGGTGCTGCCGGAGGGGCTGCGGCTCTTCGAACGGCTCTCGGGGCGCGAACTCCTCGCGTACAACGGACGGTTGCGTGGGCTGCCGGGTGAGGAGGTCGACAAGCGGGCCACCCAGCTCCTCGACGTACTGGATCTGGCGGGCTCCCAGCACAAGCTGGTCGTGGACTACTCGACCGGCATGCGGAAGAAGATCGGGCTCGCCGCCGCGCTGCTGCACAACCCGGAAGTGCTGTTCCTGGACGAGCCGTTCGAGGGTGTGGACCCGGTGTCCGCGCAGACCATCCGAGGCGTCCTGGAGCGCTACACCCGCTCGGGCGCGACGGTGATCTTCTCCAGCCATGTGATGGAACTGGTCGAGTCGCTGTGCGACTGGGTGGCCGTCATGGCGGCCGGCCGCATCCGGGCCCAGGGCACGCTGGCGCAGGTGCGCGGCGAGGCGCCCTCGTTGCAGCAGGCGTTCCTCGAACTCGTCGGCGCGGGCGGCCGGGACACCGGGGACTCGCTCGACTGGCTGGGCGGCGACCGATGA
- a CDS encoding cysteine hydrolase: MGKIAVLTNDLQADVVHKTPERTAAMADAQPVFVKFLDAMRQRGHGVYHLQLVNLPDDPNVERDLDGTLPLQRGSAGAAILHDFTAPTDVVVEKNKDSGFYETELHDLLQKAGVDTVLVTGLQTQICVQTTAADAFFRGYNIWVPSDCVVSGDPEARDRSLEWLRGYCATVADSAEILDTLDTRGELPRKVVKILP, encoded by the coding sequence ATGGGCAAGATCGCCGTACTCACGAACGACCTGCAGGCCGACGTCGTCCACAAGACCCCTGAGCGCACCGCGGCGATGGCGGATGCCCAACCGGTCTTCGTGAAGTTCCTGGACGCGATGCGTCAGCGCGGACACGGCGTCTATCACCTGCAGTTGGTGAACCTGCCGGACGACCCGAACGTGGAGCGCGACCTCGACGGCACCCTTCCCCTTCAGCGCGGCAGCGCCGGCGCGGCCATCCTGCACGACTTCACCGCCCCGACGGACGTGGTCGTGGAGAAGAACAAGGACAGCGGCTTCTACGAGACCGAGCTGCACGACCTCCTCCAGAAGGCGGGCGTCGACACGGTGCTGGTGACCGGCCTGCAGACCCAGATATGCGTCCAGACCACCGCCGCGGACGCCTTCTTCCGCGGCTACAACATCTGGGTTCCGTCCGACTGCGTGGTCTCCGGTGACCCCGAGGCGCGCGACCGGTCCCTGGAATGGCTGCGCGGGTACTGCGCCACGGTCGCCGACTCGGCCGAGATCCTGGACACCCTCGACACCCGGGGCGAGCTGCCCCGCAAGGTCGTCAAGATCCTTCCGTAG
- a CDS encoding transcriptional regulator produces the protein MATRPLVARQPNERLQALIQEAGCSNAGLARRVNMVGAERGLDLRYDKTSVARWLRGQQPRGRAPGIIAEALGRKLGRTVTIDEIGMANGKNLAAGVGLQFAPTVLGAIEQVCELWRSDVGRRDFLSGSSVASSALVEPSRDWLITGADPQVARTAGARVGRSDVEAVRAMTAALVDLDHRYGSGHVRPVLVHYLNSVVSGLLSGAYRETVGRELFAAVARLTELAGYMAIDTGQPGLAQRYYIQALRLAQAAGDRAYGGYVLAASMSHLAAQLGNPREIAQLARAALEGARGRVTPRAEAMFHAAEARGHALLGDAQTCRLAAGRALTALEHADPEKGDDPDWIAHFDHAYLADELAHCHRDLGQAEEAARRASEALAGLPESRARRRGIGLVLLATAQVQRREVEQACHTGTEAMELLATVRSSRGAEYLEDLQQRLVPYGDEPAVREFGARMELQAA, from the coding sequence ATGGCAACAAGGCCTCTCGTCGCCCGCCAGCCGAACGAACGGCTCCAGGCGCTCATCCAGGAAGCCGGATGTTCCAACGCGGGTCTCGCCCGCCGCGTCAACATGGTCGGAGCGGAGCGCGGGCTCGATCTCCGCTACGACAAGACGTCCGTGGCCCGCTGGCTGCGCGGGCAGCAGCCACGCGGCCGGGCGCCGGGCATCATCGCCGAGGCACTGGGCCGGAAGCTGGGCCGCACGGTCACGATCGACGAGATCGGCATGGCCAACGGCAAGAACCTGGCGGCCGGCGTCGGTCTCCAGTTCGCGCCGACCGTACTCGGCGCGATCGAGCAGGTCTGTGAGCTGTGGCGCAGCGACGTCGGCCGTCGCGACTTCCTGTCCGGCTCGTCGGTCGCCTCGTCGGCGCTGGTCGAACCCAGCCGCGACTGGCTGATCACGGGCGCGGACCCGCAGGTCGCGCGGACGGCCGGGGCGCGGGTCGGGCGGTCGGACGTCGAGGCGGTACGGGCGATGACGGCCGCCCTGGTCGACCTCGACCACCGGTACGGCAGCGGACACGTCCGGCCGGTCCTGGTGCACTACCTCAACAGCGTGGTCTCCGGGCTGCTGTCCGGCGCGTACCGGGAGACGGTCGGCCGGGAGCTGTTCGCGGCGGTGGCGCGCCTGACCGAGCTGGCCGGTTACATGGCGATCGACACCGGCCAGCCGGGGCTCGCCCAGCGCTACTACATCCAGGCCCTGCGACTGGCCCAGGCGGCGGGCGACCGGGCGTACGGCGGCTATGTGCTGGCCGCTTCGATGAGCCATCTCGCGGCCCAGCTCGGCAACCCGAGGGAGATCGCCCAGCTGGCCCGCGCCGCCCTGGAGGGGGCGCGCGGCCGGGTGACACCACGGGCGGAGGCGATGTTCCACGCGGCCGAGGCCCGCGGTCACGCCCTGCTCGGCGACGCCCAGACCTGCCGGCTCGCCGCGGGCCGGGCGCTGACCGCCCTGGAGCACGCGGACCCGGAGAAGGGCGACGACCCGGACTGGATCGCCCACTTCGACCACGCCTACCTCGCCGACGAGCTGGCCCACTGCCACCGCGACCTCGGACAGGCGGAGGAGGCGGCCCGGCGTGCCTCCGAGGCCCTGGCGGGCCTCCCGGAGTCCCGGGCCCGCCGCCGCGGGATCGGACTGGTCCTGCTCGCCACGGCCCAGGTCCAGCGGCGCGAGGTGGAACAGGCCTGCCACACGGGCACCGAGGCGATGGAACTCCTGGCCACGGTCCGCTCCAGCCGGGGCGCGGAGTATCTGGAGGACCTTCAGCAGCGCCTCGTGCCGTACGGCGACGAGCCCGCGGTCCGCGAGTTCGGCGCCAGGATGGAGTTGCAGGCGGCCTGA
- a CDS encoding SIS domain-containing protein, which produces MSDSKLAGQFFDAAIGLLERVRDEESGNIAAAGAAIADTVAADGRLFAFGAGHSSLAAQDVVYRAGGLALMNLLAVPGTLGVDVMPATLGSALERVDGLAGAVLDSSPAERGDVLVIISLSGRNALPVEMAINARALGLKVVGVTSVAYADNTRSRHTSGGFLKDHCDIVLDSKISIGDAELTAEGIEAPFAPASTVVTSALMQAMMAAAAEQLVARGIEPPLLRSGNVDGGHEWNGRVMTKYRDRIFYRS; this is translated from the coding sequence ATGAGCGACAGCAAGCTGGCCGGTCAGTTCTTCGACGCGGCGATCGGCCTGCTTGAGCGAGTACGCGACGAGGAGTCCGGCAACATCGCGGCCGCCGGTGCCGCGATCGCCGACACCGTCGCGGCGGACGGACGCCTCTTCGCGTTCGGCGCGGGGCACTCCTCGCTCGCCGCCCAGGACGTCGTCTACCGGGCCGGTGGACTCGCCCTGATGAACCTGCTCGCCGTACCCGGCACGCTGGGCGTCGACGTCATGCCCGCGACCCTGGGCTCCGCCCTGGAGCGGGTCGACGGTCTCGCCGGTGCGGTGCTGGACTCCAGCCCCGCCGAGCGCGGCGACGTGCTGGTGATCATCTCGCTCTCCGGGCGCAACGCGCTCCCGGTGGAGATGGCGATCAACGCCCGCGCCCTCGGGCTGAAGGTCGTCGGTGTCACATCGGTGGCGTACGCGGACAACACCCGCTCCCGGCACACCTCGGGCGGGTTCCTGAAGGACCACTGCGACATCGTCCTCGACAGCAAGATCTCGATCGGGGACGCGGAACTGACGGCCGAGGGCATCGAGGCGCCGTTCGCGCCCGCGTCGACCGTCGTCACCAGTGCCCTGATGCAGGCCATGATGGCCGCCGCCGCCGAACAGCTGGTGGCCCGCGGCATCGAACCGCCGCTGCTGCGGTCCGGGAACGTCGACGGCGGCCACGAGTGGAACGGCCGGGTCATGACGAAGTACCGCGACCGGATCTTCTACCGGTCGTAG
- a CDS encoding bifunctional DNA primase/polymerase, producing the protein MITVTQAGPVPRHTVPQQRGEFQLAAAVRYTEERHWDVCAGTWLETVGGTEHCSCGDLGCASPGAHPAGADWAGLATGSAAAVRRMWTEHPGACVLLPTGRAFDVLDVPESAGFLALARMERLGLPLGPVTRTPDRRMCFFVLPGAADKAAGLARELGWSADAIGLVGRGTGHYVVAPPTRVGGRGAVQWARRPSQANRWLPDAVELISPLAYACGRDAADARTRLS; encoded by the coding sequence CTGATCACAGTCACGCAGGCCGGCCCGGTCCCCCGGCACACCGTTCCCCAGCAGCGGGGCGAATTCCAGCTGGCCGCCGCCGTGCGGTACACGGAGGAGCGGCACTGGGACGTCTGCGCGGGCACCTGGCTGGAGACCGTGGGCGGTACGGAACACTGCTCGTGCGGCGATCTCGGCTGCGCCTCGCCGGGCGCGCATCCCGCCGGGGCCGACTGGGCGGGGCTGGCCACCGGCAGCGCCGCGGCGGTCCGCCGGATGTGGACCGAACACCCCGGCGCCTGTGTGCTGTTGCCGACCGGCCGCGCCTTCGACGTGCTGGACGTGCCGGAGTCGGCGGGGTTCCTCGCGCTGGCCAGGATGGAGCGGCTGGGGCTGCCGCTCGGCCCGGTCACCCGCACGCCGGACCGCCGGATGTGCTTCTTCGTGCTGCCGGGCGCGGCCGACAAGGCGGCCGGTCTGGCACGGGAATTGGGCTGGTCGGCCGATGCGATCGGGCTGGTCGGGCGGGGTACGGGCCACTACGTCGTGGCCCCGCCGACCCGGGTCGGCGGCCGGGGCGCGGTGCAGTGGGCCCGCCGCCCCTCCCAGGCGAACCGGTGGCTGCCGGACGCCGTGGAGCTGATCAGCCCGCTCGCGTACGCCTGCGGAAGGGACGCCGCCGACGCGCGCACCAGGCTTTCGTAG
- a CDS encoding sigma-70 family RNA polymerase sigma factor, producing MPMDSPPRWDRRMQQRLARGEAAALGELYDRFASLVHSQAHLVLDDEAAADLVTREVFGHVWENPETYDPKQGSMRAWVARLTHRQAVQRLRMAEAAAHRQVGGEADPRELDALEEKVRRATASARADYIVTSMPSPLRAALELAYFQRRDYRQTAADLGITEDEARRRLRLGLQLLSTANSRPLEGSSPPGYGRSL from the coding sequence ATGCCGATGGACTCACCACCTCGCTGGGACCGCAGGATGCAGCAACGGCTGGCCCGTGGCGAAGCGGCGGCGCTCGGCGAGCTGTACGACCGGTTCGCCTCGCTCGTCCACAGCCAGGCCCACCTGGTCCTCGACGACGAGGCCGCCGCGGACCTGGTGACCCGCGAGGTCTTCGGTCACGTCTGGGAGAACCCGGAGACGTACGACCCGAAGCAGGGCTCGATGCGCGCCTGGGTGGCCCGGCTCACCCACCGCCAGGCCGTCCAGCGGCTGCGCATGGCCGAGGCCGCCGCGCACCGGCAGGTCGGCGGCGAAGCGGACCCGCGGGAGCTGGACGCGCTGGAGGAGAAGGTGCGCAGAGCGACCGCGTCGGCGCGCGCCGACTACATCGTCACCTCGATGCCGTCACCGCTGCGGGCCGCCCTGGAGCTTGCGTACTTCCAGCGCCGGGACTACCGGCAGACCGCCGCCGACCTCGGCATCACCGAGGACGAGGCCCGGCGGCGGCTGCGGCTGGGCCTCCAGCTGCTGTCCACCGCGAACAGCCGCCCGCTGGAGGGTTCGTCGCCGCCCGGATACGGGCGCTCCCTGTGA
- a CDS encoding ABC transporter substrate-binding protein yields MTGRRHPSSPRPRHRRLLCAAAAGVSLLTGCGVLPGDPGDSREPLTVMTWAPEGTAGPATVNMAGMPAMADAYARWINRRGGIDGHELRVITCDEGDTSLGAANCARQAVDHRVVAVVGSYSGHGRAFMAPLEAAGIPYIGGYGASGEEFTSYLSYPVNGGQSALLAGNGKQLARVCERVSLVRPDTVGGDGLAALLNTGLAEAHRPASADIKAPEDATSYEEPAATALRRAPGGCVTAVLGERTETFFDSFRRLGPERAGVRISSVLGSVGQPLIDRTGGRDSPFEGAYLTGWYPESGDPRWDAMRQVIQGYAFGDDRIDPDDTGVQTTWIAYTALKAVVEALDEPRITAGRVATALNRGTEVDTGGLTPVLRWGFGDLLGSSAYPRIVNRHVTFQIVRDGRLVAQRKGFVDVTETLSDARLSDARPAG; encoded by the coding sequence ATGACCGGACGGCGACACCCCTCTTCCCCCCGCCCCCGCCACCGGCGCCTCCTGTGCGCGGCGGCGGCCGGGGTCTCGCTGCTCACCGGCTGCGGGGTGCTCCCTGGTGACCCGGGGGATTCCAGGGAGCCCCTCACCGTGATGACCTGGGCACCCGAGGGCACGGCGGGACCGGCCACGGTGAACATGGCGGGCATGCCCGCCATGGCCGACGCCTACGCCCGCTGGATCAACCGGCGCGGGGGCATCGACGGGCACGAGTTGCGCGTCATCACCTGCGACGAGGGCGACACCTCGCTGGGCGCGGCGAACTGCGCCCGGCAGGCGGTCGACCACCGGGTGGTGGCGGTCGTCGGCTCGTACAGCGGACACGGCCGGGCGTTCATGGCCCCGCTGGAGGCCGCCGGAATCCCGTACATCGGCGGTTACGGCGCCTCCGGCGAGGAGTTCACCAGCTATCTGTCGTACCCGGTCAACGGCGGCCAGTCCGCGCTGCTCGCGGGCAACGGCAAGCAGCTCGCCCGCGTCTGCGAGCGGGTCTCGCTGGTGCGCCCGGACACGGTGGGCGGCGACGGCCTGGCCGCCCTCCTCAACACCGGCCTCGCGGAGGCCCACCGGCCCGCGTCCGCCGACATCAAGGCCCCGGAGGACGCCACGTCCTACGAGGAACCGGCCGCGACGGCGCTCAGGAGGGCGCCCGGCGGGTGTGTGACGGCGGTGCTCGGGGAGCGCACGGAGACGTTCTTCGACTCGTTCCGGCGGCTCGGCCCCGAGCGCGCGGGGGTACGGATCTCCTCGGTGCTCGGCAGCGTCGGCCAGCCGCTCATCGACCGTACGGGCGGGCGCGACAGCCCCTTCGAGGGGGCGTACCTCACCGGCTGGTACCCGGAGTCGGGCGATCCGCGCTGGGACGCGATGCGGCAGGTGATCCAGGGGTACGCGTTCGGTGACGACCGGATCGACCCGGACGACACCGGGGTGCAGACGACGTGGATCGCGTACACCGCGCTGAAGGCGGTCGTGGAGGCGCTGGACGAGCCCCGGATCACCGCGGGCCGGGTGGCGACGGCCCTCAACCGGGGCACGGAGGTGGACACCGGGGGCCTGACCCCGGTACTGCGGTGGGGCTTCGGTGATCTGCTCGGCTCGTCCGCGTACCCCCGCATCGTGAACCGGCACGTCACGTTCCAGATCGTCCGGGACGGGCGGCTGGTCGCCCAGCGCAAGGGGTTCGTGGACGTCACCGAGACCCTGTCCGACGCCCGGCTGTCCGACGCCCGGCCGGCGGGGTGA
- the purU gene encoding formyltetrahydrofolate deformylase yields the protein MTAPQPADSAIPARTADSAAAEQYVLILSCPDKQGIVHAVSSYLFMTGCNIEDSQQFGDHDTGLFFMRVHFSADAPVTVEKLRASFAAIGDSFRMDWQIHRVADRMRIVLMVSKYGHCLNDLLFRSRIGALPVEIAAVVSNHTDFAELAASYDIPFRHLPVTRDTKAEAEGRLLDLVRDEDVELVVLARYMQVLSDDLCKQLSGRIINIHHSFLPSFKGAKPYHQAHERGVKLIGATAHYVTADLDEGPIIEQEVERVGHDVTPDQLVAIGRDVECQALARAVKWHAERRILLNGRRTVIFA from the coding sequence ATGACCGCGCCGCAGCCTGCCGACTCCGCCATCCCCGCTCGCACCGCCGACTCCGCCGCCGCCGAGCAGTACGTCCTCATCCTCTCGTGCCCGGACAAACAGGGCATCGTGCACGCCGTGTCGAGCTACTTGTTCATGACCGGCTGCAACATCGAGGACAGCCAGCAGTTCGGGGACCACGACACCGGCCTGTTCTTCATGCGCGTCCACTTCTCGGCGGACGCCCCGGTCACGGTGGAGAAGCTGCGGGCCAGCTTCGCCGCGATCGGCGACTCGTTCCGGATGGACTGGCAGATCCACCGGGTCGCGGACCGGATGCGGATCGTGCTGATGGTCAGCAAGTACGGGCACTGCCTCAACGACCTGCTGTTCCGGTCCCGGATCGGGGCGCTGCCGGTCGAGATCGCGGCGGTGGTCTCCAACCACACGGACTTCGCCGAGCTGGCCGCCTCGTACGACATCCCGTTCCGCCACCTTCCGGTGACCAGGGACACCAAGGCGGAGGCGGAGGGACGGCTGCTGGACCTGGTGCGCGACGAGGACGTCGAACTCGTCGTCCTGGCCCGCTACATGCAGGTGCTCTCGGACGACCTGTGCAAGCAGCTGAGCGGCCGGATCATCAACATCCACCACTCGTTCCTGCCGAGCTTCAAGGGCGCGAAGCCGTACCACCAGGCGCACGAGCGCGGGGTGAAGCTGATCGGCGCGACCGCGCACTATGTGACGGCGGACCTCGACGAGGGCCCGATCATCGAGCAGGAGGTCGAGCGGGTCGGCCATGACGTCACGCCGGACCAGCTGGTCGCCATCGGGCGCGACGTGGAGTGCCAGGCGCTGGCGCGTGCGGTGAAGTGGCACGCGGAGCGGCGCATCCTGCTCAACGGCCGCCGCACGGTGATCTTCGCCTGA
- a CDS encoding zf-HC2 domain-containing protein — MRIPAPRTPADDLEPPAFTPRTPPTPPAPAPPTPEPNPPVAPLAPPVPALSHRVLKSLLGAWALAACSAEETEAVEEHLTECAPCADEALRLRDAVGLLHIDRSLDLDPMLRNRVLEGCLSRRPAGIPVPDWAAPYDAETARLDSLLRDIGDGEWHAPVRLRWFDGREEATRRTTVAGVIGHLMTVDGLISAALGLDDPLISLAGPARPGHGAREIPLSPTTRTETYWSAVRRPPTRTVREPWRDQSHALIRTVSFAARNVDGLSVPYGDFALPLQDALLERAFECWVHAGDIADAVAYPYEAPSAAHLHRLIDLAARMLPGALAERRRVGLAGPARPPGTADAPGRSIHLEIEGSGGGDWYIPLDSPTASAGPGSPDHAVAQVALDGVEFCQLVAGHVSPVEAAAGQEGDREAISDVLFAAASLSRL, encoded by the coding sequence CTGCGGATACCCGCTCCACGGACCCCGGCGGACGACCTCGAACCACCCGCGTTCACACCCCGCACCCCTCCCACACCGCCCGCACCCGCACCTCCGACACCGGAACCGAATCCTCCCGTGGCACCACTGGCACCGCCCGTCCCGGCCCTCTCCCATCGTGTACTCAAGTCGCTGCTCGGCGCCTGGGCGCTGGCCGCCTGTTCCGCCGAGGAGACCGAGGCCGTCGAGGAACACCTCACCGAGTGCGCCCCCTGCGCCGACGAGGCCCTGCGGTTGCGGGACGCGGTCGGGCTGCTGCACATCGACCGCAGCCTGGACCTGGACCCGATGCTGCGCAACCGGGTGCTCGAAGGCTGCCTCAGCCGTCGGCCGGCCGGAATCCCGGTGCCCGACTGGGCCGCGCCGTACGACGCCGAGACCGCCAGGCTCGACTCCCTGCTGCGGGACATCGGCGACGGCGAGTGGCACGCCCCGGTCCGGCTGAGGTGGTTCGACGGCCGGGAGGAGGCGACCCGCCGGACGACGGTCGCCGGAGTCATCGGCCATCTGATGACCGTCGACGGACTGATCAGCGCCGCCCTCGGCCTCGACGACCCGCTCATCTCTCTGGCCGGGCCCGCCCGCCCCGGTCACGGCGCCCGGGAGATACCGCTGAGCCCGACCACCCGAACCGAGACGTACTGGTCGGCCGTGCGCCGTCCACCGACCCGCACCGTCCGCGAGCCCTGGCGCGACCAGAGCCACGCGCTCATCCGCACGGTCTCCTTCGCCGCCCGGAACGTCGACGGTCTCTCCGTCCCGTACGGGGACTTCGCCCTCCCGCTCCAGGACGCGTTGCTGGAGCGGGCCTTCGAGTGCTGGGTGCACGCCGGTGACATCGCGGACGCGGTGGCGTATCCGTACGAGGCCCCGTCCGCCGCCCATCTCCACCGGCTGATCGACCTGGCGGCGCGCATGCTCCCCGGCGCCCTCGCCGAGCGCCGCCGGGTCGGGCTCGCGGGCCCCGCCCGTCCACCGGGCACCGCCGACGCGCCGGGCCGCTCGATCCATCTGGAGATCGAGGGCTCGGGCGGCGGCGACTGGTACATCCCCCTGGACTCGCCCACCGCGTCCGCCGGACCCGGCTCACCCGACCACGCGGTCGCCCAGGTCGCGCTCGACGGGGTGGAGTTCTGCCAACTGGTCGCGGGACATGTGTCACCCGTGGAAGCGGCGGCGGGCCAGGAAGGCGACCGCGAGGCGATCAGCGACGTGCTGTTCGCCGCGGCCTCCCTCAGCCGTCTCTGA
- a CDS encoding transporter, whose amino-acid sequence MSVTDLPAGAPATAPGARPAGAQGLTPVFVRLKLALLRNGLRQSSGRRAAYVTSVVVTLLFTALQLTGLVLLRGHAHADALVVLLVAVLALGWAVMPLFFPSGDETLDPTRLVMLPLRPRSLIVALLTASLVGLGPLFTLSLAVGSAIALAHGAAGAVFAVVAVPLALLVCVALARAVAAGNIRLLTSRKGRDLAVLSGLVIAVGIQFVNYGAQRLGAAGGLASLDPAAAVLRWVPPASAFGAVDSASKGAYGQAVAQSLLAVAALVCAVWLWQRSLEKLMTAPDGSTLAAASQPERARSGRSGGGLWKLLPEGRTGTVMQRSLRYAVRDPKTKAAWVTSLAVGLIVPVINAVQEHGSVYFACFAAGMLGTQMYNQFGQDTSAFWMVSLTISSARDAYLELRARALALLVVTVPYSVLVTVVTAAVVGNWKALPEVMGLSLALLGAMLGLGAVASARFAYSIPQDGAHKSVAPGQAGIASISIFGGMLFAAVLSAPLIALTIWLHLSGGHGWLWLILPVGAGYGTLIGWAGLRLAAPRTADRLPEILAAVSKG is encoded by the coding sequence ATGAGCGTCACCGATCTCCCCGCGGGCGCTCCCGCCACCGCGCCCGGCGCGCGCCCGGCCGGGGCGCAGGGGCTGACCCCCGTCTTCGTACGGCTGAAGCTGGCGCTGCTGCGCAACGGGCTGCGGCAGTCGTCCGGGCGCCGGGCCGCGTACGTCACCAGTGTCGTCGTCACCCTGCTGTTCACCGCGCTCCAGCTGACCGGTCTCGTGCTGCTGCGCGGCCACGCCCACGCGGACGCGCTGGTGGTGCTGCTCGTGGCGGTGCTGGCGCTCGGCTGGGCCGTGATGCCGCTGTTCTTCCCTAGCGGTGACGAGACCCTGGACCCGACCCGGCTGGTGATGCTGCCGCTGCGGCCCCGGTCGCTGATCGTGGCGCTGCTGACGGCGTCGCTGGTCGGCCTCGGTCCGCTGTTCACGCTCTCCCTCGCGGTCGGCTCGGCGATCGCACTGGCGCACGGCGCGGCGGGTGCGGTGTTCGCGGTGGTGGCCGTACCGCTGGCGCTGCTGGTCTGCGTGGCGCTCGCGCGGGCCGTCGCGGCGGGCAACATCCGGCTGCTGACCTCGCGCAAGGGCCGCGATCTGGCGGTTCTGAGCGGTCTGGTGATCGCGGTGGGCATCCAGTTCGTCAACTACGGGGCGCAGCGGCTCGGCGCGGCGGGCGGGCTGGCCTCCCTCGACCCGGCAGCGGCCGTGCTGCGGTGGGTGCCGCCGGCCTCGGCGTTCGGGGCGGTGGACTCCGCGTCGAAGGGGGCGTACGGGCAGGCCGTGGCGCAGTCGCTGCTGGCCGTGGCGGCGCTGGTGTGCGCGGTGTGGCTGTGGCAGCGCAGCCTGGAGAAGCTGATGACGGCCCCGGACGGCTCGACGCTCGCCGCCGCGTCGCAGCCGGAGCGCGCGAGGTCCGGCAGGAGCGGTGGCGGGCTCTGGAAGCTGCTGCCGGAGGGGCGTACGGGCACGGTGATGCAGCGCAGTCTGCGGTACGCGGTCCGCGACCCGAAGACCAAGGCGGCCTGGGTGACGTCCCTCGCGGTCGGTCTGATCGTGCCGGTGATCAACGCGGTGCAGGAGCATGGCTCGGTCTACTTCGCGTGCTTCGCCGCCGGGATGCTCGGCACCCAGATGTACAACCAGTTCGGGCAGGACACGTCCGCCTTCTGGATGGTGTCGCTGACGATCTCGTCGGCCCGGGACGCCTATCTCGAACTCCGGGCGCGCGCCCTGGCATTGCTGGTGGTCACCGTGCCCTACTCGGTCCTGGTGACCGTGGTGACGGCGGCGGTCGTCGGGAACTGGAAGGCGCTGCCCGAGGTGATGGGCCTGTCGCTCGCGCTGCTCGGCGCGATGCTCGGGCTGGGTGCGGTGGCCTCGGCCCGTTTCGCGTACTCGATCCCGCAGGACGGCGCGCACAAGAGCGTGGCGCCCGGACAGGCCGGGATCGCCTCGATCAGCATCTTCGGCGGGATGCTCTTCGCGGCGGTGCTGTCCGCGCCGCTGATCGCGCTGACGATCTGGCTGCATCTGAGCGGTGGGCACGGCTGGCTGTGGCTGATCCTGCCGGTGGGGGCGGGCTACGGAACGCTGATCGGCTGGGCGGGGCTGCGGCTGGCCGCCCCGCGCACGGCGGACCGGCTGCCGGAGATCCTGGCCGCGGTCAGCAAGGGCTGA